One genomic window of Leptospira saintgironsiae includes the following:
- the yqeK gene encoding bis(5'-nucleosyl)-tetraphosphatase (symmetrical) YqeK: MLPTTTPEQIKYFKDIVPNEITKTRWEHSLRVAEIAEELANIHSPNETKEAYLAGVVHDITKQKTKEFHLELFAKLGDSESSKLPEAAWHSRSAAYYLESEYGLKTRSVLDAVKHHTLGGDDLNLLDYILYAADFLGSEFAERQKEYSEWRNKARENLYSAVLNKAVHTMQDLLDHKREIHKRTISMYHFALGKLSN; encoded by the coding sequence ATGCTTCCGACCACTACCCCTGAACAGATAAAATATTTTAAAGATATTGTTCCAAATGAGATCACTAAGACCCGTTGGGAGCATAGCCTTAGGGTGGCCGAGATCGCAGAAGAACTCGCAAACATCCATTCTCCGAATGAAACCAAGGAAGCTTATTTAGCCGGTGTGGTCCATGATATCACCAAACAAAAGACCAAAGAATTTCATTTGGAACTTTTTGCAAAATTAGGAGACTCTGAATCTTCTAAACTTCCAGAAGCTGCTTGGCATTCCAGATCTGCTGCTTATTATCTGGAGTCAGAATATGGTTTAAAAACAAGATCTGTTTTAGATGCAGTTAAACACCATACATTAGGTGGAGACGATCTGAATCTTTTGGATTATATATTGTATGCTGCCGACTTTTTAGGTTCTGAGTTTGCAGAAAGACAAAAGGAATATTCAGAATGGAGAAATAAGGCCAGGGAGAATCTATACTCTGCCGTTTTGAATAAGGCAGTCCATACCATGCAGGACCTTTTGGATCATAAAAGAGAAATCCA
- a CDS encoding nicotinate-nicotinamide nucleotide adenylyltransferase, protein MNSSGLVGVFGGSFDPPHLGHVEVVKSFWENFQNAQELLIIPNHISPWKQNKKTSPELILDLVQAQFQNFPNTKVWDWEIKRETPSYTEATILELLNIKPDAVLTLLIGEDNYSEFHKWKNWENILDKLHSLLVFRRFSESIPPNENLQKFQNKIVFLQNRIIEAASVDLREELPKCILDNRKPIALSNEVWDIILKNRSYT, encoded by the coding sequence ATGAACTCTTCCGGTTTGGTCGGAGTTTTTGGCGGGAGTTTTGATCCTCCTCATCTAGGCCATGTAGAAGTGGTCAAAAGTTTTTGGGAGAATTTTCAAAATGCCCAAGAACTTCTGATTATTCCGAATCATATATCTCCCTGGAAACAGAATAAAAAAACTTCTCCTGAACTAATCTTAGATCTTGTTCAGGCTCAATTCCAAAATTTTCCAAATACAAAGGTTTGGGACTGGGAAATCAAAAGGGAAACTCCCAGTTATACTGAAGCAACTATTTTAGAACTTCTGAATATAAAGCCGGATGCAGTGCTTACACTTCTAATCGGAGAAGATAATTATTCAGAATTCCATAAATGGAAAAACTGGGAAAATATTTTAGATAAGTTACATTCTCTTTTGGTGTTCAGAAGATTTTCAGAATCTATTCCCCCGAATGAAAACCTGCAAAAATTCCAAAATAAGATCGTATTTTTACAAAATCGGATCATAGAAGCTGCTTCTGTTGATTTAAGAGAAGAACTTCCTAAATGTATTTTGGATAATAGGAAACCGATTGCATTATCGAATGAAGTGTGGGATATCATACTTAAGAATAGATCTTACACTTAA
- a CDS encoding glutamate-5-semialdehyde dehydrogenase has product MIQRSAESIYVDELCKSAKDAYRQIRSIPTSQKNKVLEKLAAALVSRKSEILKENAKDLEAGKSKGLSSALLDRLTLDEKRIQSLSNAVLEIKALPDPVGETVRGTTLPNGVRLNTKRVPLGVVMVIYESRPNVTIDVGALSFKSGNACILRGGSEAIHSNTILAKIFQDCLKEEGLPPNAVTFVDRTEREYMIPFLKQTSYIDIVVPRGGEGLIRFVSENSLIPVVKHDKGVVNLYIDKSADPKKVLPIAINSKVQRPGVCNAAENLIIHSEYPYIKELLEGLASKGVQLLLDPRSLAIFPQGQPVKEEDYLEEFLDLRFSVKTVDKIEEAIEFIEATSSGHTEAIVTEDVSAANFFSRSLDSAAIFVNISTRFHDGGEFGLGAEVGISTGKLHVRGPMGLVHLTTTTTYAEGEGQVRG; this is encoded by the coding sequence ATGATCCAAAGATCCGCAGAATCTATCTATGTAGACGAACTTTGTAAATCTGCAAAAGATGCTTACAGACAAATTCGATCCATCCCTACTTCCCAAAAGAATAAGGTTTTGGAAAAGCTCGCTGCTGCACTAGTTTCCAGAAAATCCGAAATTTTAAAAGAGAACGCAAAAGATCTAGAAGCGGGAAAATCAAAAGGATTATCTTCCGCACTTTTGGACAGATTGACTCTGGATGAAAAAAGGATCCAAAGTTTATCTAACGCAGTTTTAGAAATTAAGGCTCTTCCTGATCCAGTAGGAGAAACCGTAAGAGGAACTACTCTTCCAAACGGAGTTCGCTTAAATACAAAAAGAGTTCCATTAGGTGTGGTCATGGTGATCTACGAATCCAGACCAAATGTTACTATTGATGTGGGAGCTTTATCTTTCAAATCAGGGAACGCATGTATCTTGAGAGGCGGTTCGGAAGCGATCCATTCCAATACAATACTTGCTAAAATTTTCCAAGATTGTTTAAAAGAAGAAGGTCTGCCTCCAAATGCAGTTACCTTCGTAGATAGAACGGAAAGAGAGTATATGATCCCTTTCCTAAAACAAACTTCTTATATTGATATAGTAGTTCCAAGAGGCGGAGAAGGTTTGATCCGCTTTGTTTCTGAAAATTCTCTTATCCCTGTGGTAAAACATGATAAGGGAGTGGTGAATCTTTATATAGATAAATCAGCAGATCCTAAAAAAGTTTTACCTATCGCGATAAATTCCAAGGTTCAAAGACCTGGAGTTTGTAATGCTGCAGAAAACTTAATTATACATTCCGAATATCCTTATATTAAAGAATTATTAGAAGGACTTGCATCTAAAGGTGTACAACTTCTTTTAGATCCAAGATCTCTTGCAATTTTTCCTCAAGGCCAACCTGTTAAAGAAGAAGATTACTTAGAAGAATTTTTAGATCTAAGATTTTCCGTCAAAACTGTGGATAAAATAGAAGAAGCGATCGAATTCATAGAGGCGACTAGCTCTGGTCATACGGAAGCAATTGTAACTGAGGATGTAAGTGCTGCGAACTTTTTTAGTCGTTCCTTGGATTCCGCAGCAATCTTTGTGAATATCTCTACTCGTTTTCATGATGGAGGAGAATTCGGACTCGGAGCAGAAGTTGGAATTTCAACAGGTAAATTGCATGTAAGAGGTCCGATGGGTCTTGTACATCTTACAACTACAACAACATACGCGGAAGGAGAAGGACAGGTCCGAGGATAA
- the proB gene encoding glutamate 5-kinase — protein MQMNRNDLNERIKTSNKIVIKIGSARLSGSEEEVNDFLFSLVSDIRHLRDLGKQVILVSSGAIARGRKLLSTLQNSEETGESLPEKQALAAMGQNRLVNLYDSFFSKVNLPIAQILFGVLDMENPEGFKNLKNTFRQLLDWGILPIVNENDSVATEEVKFGDNDVLSAIVSLIVEADLLIILTGVEGFLKDGKLLPFLEEVGKSELSQAGGPSGPGTGGMYTKLKAASISSEAGIPCGIIDGNLKNCVREFIETNTLGTLVVSNGKKKNFTEEEIKSILRAKRNGGQE, from the coding sequence ATTCAGATGAACAGAAATGATCTGAACGAGAGAATCAAAACATCAAATAAAATAGTAATTAAGATAGGTTCCGCAAGACTTTCAGGCTCAGAAGAGGAAGTGAATGATTTCCTTTTCAGTCTGGTTTCGGACATACGACATCTAAGAGATCTTGGAAAACAAGTGATCTTAGTTTCCTCTGGAGCAATCGCAAGAGGAAGAAAACTTTTATCCACACTTCAAAACTCAGAAGAAACCGGAGAATCTCTCCCCGAAAAGCAAGCTCTGGCTGCAATGGGCCAAAACCGCTTAGTGAACTTATACGATAGTTTTTTTTCTAAGGTAAATCTTCCGATCGCTCAGATACTTTTCGGTGTTCTCGATATGGAGAATCCGGAGGGATTTAAAAATCTGAAAAATACTTTCCGACAACTTTTAGATTGGGGCATTCTACCAATCGTAAACGAAAACGATTCAGTCGCCACGGAAGAAGTAAAATTCGGAGATAACGACGTTCTTTCTGCTATCGTAAGTCTAATCGTAGAAGCAGATCTTCTGATCATACTCACAGGTGTAGAAGGTTTTCTAAAAGATGGAAAACTTCTCCCTTTCTTGGAAGAAGTAGGAAAATCCGAACTTTCCCAAGCAGGAGGCCCAAGTGGCCCGGGCACCGGAGGAATGTATACAAAACTCAAGGCAGCTTCTATCTCAAGTGAGGCGGGAATTCCTTGCGGGATCATAGACGGGAATCTTAAAAATTGCGTGCGTGAGTTTATAGAAACGAATACACTCGGGACATTGGTTGTCTCTAACGGTAAGAAGAAAAACTTTACGGAGGAGGAAATTAAATCCATTCTCCGAGCCAAACGTAACGGAGGTCAGGAATGA
- the obgE gene encoding GTPase ObgE, translating into MEKFLDEVLIEVTAGHGGAGSMHFRREKYVEFGGPDGGDGGIGGNIIIRANLSMVTLDRYLTKRRFRAQDGFPGEGNERSGKKGEDLILFVPLGTQVFDEESGELLYDFVKDDGEFQVVKGGRGGKGNTHFKSSTHQTPKFSQPGEDGEYKHLRLSLKLLADVGIVGLPNAGKSTLLSKITEAHPKIAGYAFTTLSPNLGVVKRKGDIYRYTMADIPGIIEGASKGIGLGLSFLRHIERVKGILYVFDAAALDIQEDFRMLQSELRSYNPELLNRPHLIVLNKIDIWEDQSFTEELLKSVSSLGRVIPISAQEEINLEELLSVMDSTFFQKELEELHFNEEEHWENSDEQK; encoded by the coding sequence ATGGAAAAGTTTTTAGATGAAGTATTGATCGAAGTTACCGCCGGACATGGTGGAGCCGGATCCATGCATTTCAGAAGAGAGAAGTATGTGGAATTCGGAGGGCCTGATGGTGGTGACGGAGGAATTGGCGGTAATATAATTATACGCGCTAACCTTTCCATGGTTACCCTAGATCGTTATCTTACTAAAAGAAGATTTAGAGCACAGGACGGATTTCCTGGAGAAGGTAACGAAAGATCCGGTAAAAAAGGAGAAGATCTAATCCTTTTTGTTCCACTCGGAACCCAAGTCTTTGACGAAGAAAGTGGAGAACTACTTTACGATTTCGTAAAAGACGACGGAGAATTCCAAGTTGTCAAAGGAGGAAGAGGAGGAAAGGGTAATACCCATTTCAAATCTTCTACTCACCAAACTCCTAAATTTTCTCAACCTGGGGAAGATGGAGAATATAAACATCTACGCTTGAGTCTCAAACTTCTGGCGGATGTTGGAATTGTAGGACTTCCTAATGCAGGTAAGTCTACTCTACTTTCTAAAATTACAGAAGCTCACCCTAAAATCGCAGGATATGCGTTCACTACCCTTTCTCCTAACCTAGGTGTGGTTAAAAGAAAGGGAGATATTTACCGTTATACCATGGCTGATATTCCCGGCATTATTGAAGGTGCAAGTAAAGGAATCGGCCTAGGACTTTCTTTTTTAAGACATATAGAAAGAGTAAAAGGTATATTATACGTTTTTGATGCCGCTGCATTGGACATCCAAGAGGATTTCAGAATGCTTCAGTCAGAATTAAGATCTTATAACCCGGAACTTCTAAACCGACCCCATTTGATCGTTTTAAATAAAATAGATATCTGGGAAGACCAGAGTTTTACGGAAGAACTACTCAAATCTGTTTCTTCTTTGGGAAGGGTGATCCCCATTTCCGCACAAGAAGAAATCAATTTAGAAGAATTACTTTCCGTAATGGATTCCACTTTTTTCCAAAAAGAATTGGAAGAATTACATTTTAACGAAGAAGAACACTGGGAAAATTCAGATGAACAGAAATGA
- the rpmA gene encoding 50S ribosomal protein L27: protein MAHKKGGGSSKNGRDSQSKRLGVKRFGGELVLAGNILVRQRGTRLNAGRNVGVGKDHTLYSLVEGHVKFEQVSKTKVQVSVYPK from the coding sequence ATGGCACATAAGAAAGGTGGCGGTTCATCCAAAAACGGACGTGATTCCCAATCCAAACGTCTTGGTGTAAAACGTTTTGGTGGAGAGTTGGTTTTAGCGGGCAATATTCTTGTTCGTCAAAGAGGAACCAGACTGAACGCCGGAAGAAACGTTGGTGTAGGTAAAGATCATACACTTTACTCTCTCGTCGAAGGTCACGTTAAATTTGAACAAGTTTCTAAAACTAAAGTTCAAGTTTCCGTTTACCCGAAATAA
- a CDS encoding ribosomal-processing cysteine protease Prp, whose protein sequence is MIRIKILRKGEEILGLESSGHASKMHGSKGENLLCAAVGVLIQTLYLHLSKEGLAEEAVIGDGLLDFKILSGKTTDPIVHTSFDLVKSGLVNLKEQYPSEIELIGE, encoded by the coding sequence TTGATCCGGATTAAGATACTCCGAAAAGGAGAAGAAATCCTAGGTTTGGAATCTTCCGGGCACGCTTCTAAGATGCACGGATCCAAAGGAGAGAATCTTCTCTGCGCCGCTGTCGGAGTACTTATCCAAACTCTTTACCTGCACTTAAGCAAGGAAGGTTTGGCAGAAGAAGCGGTAATCGGAGACGGACTCTTGGACTTCAAGATTCTCTCCGGAAAAACGACTGATCCGATTGTTCATACGAGTTTTGATCTCGTGAAAAGCGGATTAGTCAACTTGAAGGAACAATATCCTTCAGAAATTGAACTCATAGGAGAATAA
- the rplU gene encoding 50S ribosomal protein L21: MFAIISVGNRQFKVTQDLEFLTEKTGKNAGDTFDAKVLLFAENNKVHIGSPELKSAKVSLKVLEDVKGEKVRGYVYKKRKNSQRTWGHRQQLQKVKVVSLSAV; encoded by the coding sequence ATGTTCGCTATCATCTCTGTCGGCAATCGACAATTCAAAGTCACTCAGGATCTTGAATTCCTGACTGAAAAAACCGGTAAAAATGCTGGTGATACCTTCGATGCTAAGGTTCTACTATTCGCTGAAAATAATAAGGTCCATATCGGATCTCCGGAACTCAAATCCGCTAAAGTCTCCCTGAAAGTATTGGAAGATGTAAAGGGTGAAAAAGTAAGAGGATACGTTTACAAAAAACGTAAAAACTCTCAGCGAACCTGGGGACATAGACAACAACTGCAAAAAGTTAAGGTAGTTTCTCTTTCGGCAGTTTGA
- a CDS encoding pirin family protein: MRYLIAKKKDLGDGFFVRRVLPQIEARNVGPFVFLDHMGPLPIKTGAEIVVRPHPHIGLATVTYLYDGVITHRDSIGKVEDIRPFEVNWMTAGSGIVHSERSKLDPEFNVLEGIQTWVALPKEFEETSPEFFHHEREELPTVSGGGWELRLIAGSFMGEVSPVKVYSPLFYADLEVEAGAEVELPVPADQEAGIYVARGKADAEGKIVSIGDMAIYPKGGAVKFRAEETSRIVLLGGVPLSTPRHMYWNFVSSSLERIEQAKVDWKEDRFAHVPGETERIPLPEH, encoded by the coding sequence ATGAGATATCTTATCGCTAAGAAAAAAGATTTGGGAGACGGTTTTTTTGTAAGAAGGGTACTTCCACAAATCGAAGCCAGAAATGTGGGACCTTTTGTTTTTCTGGACCATATGGGTCCACTTCCCATTAAGACAGGGGCTGAAATTGTAGTTCGTCCTCATCCTCATATAGGTCTTGCAACAGTTACTTATCTTTATGACGGAGTGATCACTCACAGAGATAGCATAGGAAAGGTAGAGGATATCCGCCCCTTTGAAGTGAACTGGATGACTGCTGGTTCCGGAATCGTACATAGTGAAAGATCCAAATTAGATCCCGAATTTAATGTTTTGGAAGGTATCCAAACCTGGGTGGCATTACCCAAAGAATTCGAAGAAACTTCTCCTGAATTTTTCCATCATGAAAGAGAAGAATTACCAACAGTCAGTGGCGGAGGCTGGGAACTCAGACTGATCGCAGGTTCCTTCATGGGAGAAGTTTCTCCTGTTAAAGTATATTCTCCTTTATTCTATGCAGACCTGGAAGTTGAGGCTGGCGCAGAAGTAGAACTTCCAGTTCCAGCTGACCAAGAAGCAGGCATTTATGTTGCCAGAGGTAAGGCAGATGCAGAAGGAAAGATCGTTTCCATAGGAGATATGGCTATATATCCAAAAGGTGGAGCCGTAAAATTCAGAGCCGAAGAGACTTCCAGGATTGTACTTTTAGGTGGGGTTCCACTTTCTACTCCAAGGCATATGTATTGGAACTTTGTATCCAGTTCTTTGGAAAGAATTGAACAAGCAAAAGTGGATTGGAAAGAAGATCGATTTGCTCATGTGCCTGGGGAGACTGAAAGGATCCCATTGCCTGAACATTAA
- the typA gene encoding translational GTPase TypA — MEIRNIAIIAHVDHGKTTLLDGILRQTGAVTAKEDGERIMDSNDLEKEKGITIKAKNTAVVYKGTRINVVDTPGHADFGGEVERVLSTADSCLLLVDAFDGPMPQTRFVLGKSLQLGHKPILVINKIDRDGARPDAVVDMVFDLFSDLGATNEQLDFPIVYASAKQGWAVSKLEDAPSTNLDALLDTVLSHVPPVKANIEAPLQFQVTSLDYNDYVGRIAIGKIYNGKLQRGMNVIQLSPKANGRDETQVLKITKLYNFEGLKRNEIEEAEAGDIVSIAGLPDVFIGDTVCEPGKPAPMPAIEVEEPTVSMYFMVNNSPFASKEGKFVTTRNIRERLDRELETNVAMRLEETEDKDRFKVLGRGELHLSVLIETMRREGFELQVSRPEVIIKKGENGEKLEPYEYLVMDLPDQFTGSIISELNRRKGELQLMDAHPSGMTRVEFVIPTRGIIGFRGYFVTETKGEGVASSRFLRFDAYKGEIPGRKNGALISMDSGETTGYALWKIQERGELLIDPQTAVYPGMIIGIHSRDNDLEVNPVKEKKLTNVRSSGADEAIRLVPPRKFSLEQNIEFLDDDELLEVTPQSMRLRKRHLDANARKRAAK; from the coding sequence ATGGAAATCCGCAATATCGCCATTATCGCACACGTTGACCACGGTAAAACAACCCTTCTAGACGGTATTTTACGTCAAACCGGAGCAGTTACTGCCAAGGAAGACGGGGAAAGAATCATGGATAGTAATGATCTCGAAAAAGAAAAAGGGATCACTATCAAAGCCAAAAACACTGCAGTTGTTTATAAAGGCACACGTATCAACGTAGTAGATACTCCTGGTCACGCGGACTTTGGAGGAGAGGTTGAGCGAGTACTTTCCACAGCGGATTCCTGTCTTCTTCTCGTAGACGCATTCGACGGGCCCATGCCTCAAACCAGATTCGTACTCGGAAAGTCCTTACAATTAGGACATAAACCTATCTTAGTTATCAACAAGATCGACCGTGACGGAGCTCGCCCTGACGCTGTAGTCGATATGGTTTTTGATTTGTTCAGCGATTTGGGAGCAACAAACGAACAATTGGATTTTCCAATTGTATATGCTTCTGCAAAACAAGGTTGGGCAGTCAGCAAATTAGAAGATGCTCCTAGCACAAATTTGGATGCATTACTTGATACTGTACTTTCTCATGTGCCTCCTGTAAAAGCGAATATAGAGGCTCCTCTACAATTCCAAGTTACTTCTTTGGATTATAATGATTACGTAGGTCGTATTGCGATCGGTAAGATTTATAACGGAAAACTGCAAAGAGGGATGAATGTAATCCAACTTTCCCCTAAGGCAAACGGTAGGGACGAAACCCAAGTTTTAAAAATTACTAAACTTTATAATTTCGAAGGGCTCAAAAGAAACGAGATCGAAGAAGCAGAAGCAGGAGATATCGTTTCTATCGCAGGATTGCCTGATGTATTTATCGGAGATACAGTTTGCGAACCTGGAAAGCCGGCGCCAATGCCTGCGATCGAGGTAGAAGAACCTACCGTATCCATGTATTTTATGGTAAACAATTCTCCTTTTGCGAGTAAGGAAGGTAAGTTCGTAACTACCCGAAATATCCGCGAACGTCTGGACAGAGAATTAGAAACAAACGTAGCAATGCGTTTGGAAGAAACTGAAGATAAAGACCGTTTCAAAGTTTTAGGTCGTGGTGAATTACATCTTTCCGTATTGATCGAAACAATGAGAAGAGAAGGTTTCGAACTACAAGTTTCCCGCCCTGAAGTGATCATCAAGAAGGGAGAAAACGGAGAAAAACTGGAGCCTTATGAGTATCTTGTAATGGATCTACCAGACCAATTCACTGGAAGTATTATTTCAGAGTTAAACCGTAGAAAAGGAGAGCTTCAGTTGATGGACGCTCATCCATCCGGAATGACCAGAGTAGAATTCGTAATCCCTACCAGAGGTATTATCGGATTCAGAGGTTACTTCGTAACTGAGACTAAAGGTGAGGGAGTCGCATCCAGCCGATTCTTGAGATTCGACGCCTATAAGGGAGAAATTCCTGGAAGAAAGAACGGCGCACTTATCTCCATGGACTCCGGAGAAACTACTGGATATGCACTTTGGAAAATCCAGGAAAGGGGAGAGTTATTAATCGATCCTCAAACTGCTGTATATCCTGGAATGATCATAGGTATCCACTCCAGAGACAATGACCTGGAAGTGAACCCTGTAAAAGAGAAAAAGCTTACTAACGTAAGATCTTCTGGAGCAGACGAAGCGATTAGACTTGTCCCTCCTCGTAAGTTCAGCCTTGAGCAGAATATTGAATTCTTGGACGATGATGAACTTTTGGAAGTAACTCCTCAAAGCATGCGTCTTCGTAAAAGACATTTGGATGCAAACGCAAGAAAGCGCGCAGCCAAATAA
- a CDS encoding esterase/lipase family protein: MLKRAKLMVAGVLFLAAGAVSASGGGSSSKPLAGAYPIVLTHGIFGWGKSTGIVDYWGGNAAYLQSQGATVLTPTVTATNSSAARAAQLKTAIQTAMAANNYTGKVHILGHSQGGLDARYLVSNLSFASKVATLTTINTPHKGSPVASVIEAVIPSWALPYVGTVVNTLVGVVYGQSSQNAVAALKLLTVSGATSFNASVPNASGVKYFSYGSYMIGNDLIQHPAMGLLAPICSIGAPFYGMSVWNDGVVPDDSQRWGTWKGGPSYGILTTGVDHLEATNALYLGQAWYDTNGYYLKMASNAKSNQ, encoded by the coding sequence ATGTTAAAAAGAGCAAAGTTAATGGTAGCTGGGGTTCTATTCCTAGCAGCAGGAGCAGTGAGCGCGTCTGGTGGAGGATCTTCAAGTAAGCCTCTAGCTGGAGCTTATCCAATCGTATTGACTCATGGTATTTTCGGTTGGGGTAAATCTACTGGTATTGTTGATTATTGGGGCGGAAACGCGGCATATCTTCAATCTCAAGGAGCCACTGTTCTTACTCCTACTGTAACCGCTACAAACTCTTCTGCAGCAAGAGCAGCTCAGTTAAAAACAGCAATCCAAACTGCAATGGCAGCAAATAACTATACTGGAAAAGTTCATATCCTTGGACATTCCCAAGGTGGATTGGACGCTCGTTATCTTGTATCAAATCTTAGTTTTGCAAGTAAAGTCGCAACTCTCACCACAATCAACACTCCTCACAAAGGAAGTCCGGTTGCAAGCGTGATAGAAGCTGTGATCCCGAGTTGGGCGCTTCCTTATGTAGGAACAGTAGTAAATACTTTGGTGGGAGTTGTTTACGGACAATCTAGCCAAAATGCAGTTGCTGCATTAAAACTTCTGACTGTAAGCGGCGCTACTTCATTTAATGCAAGTGTTCCGAATGCATCCGGAGTTAAGTATTTCTCTTATGGGTCTTATATGATCGGTAATGATCTTATCCAACACCCTGCAATGGGACTTCTTGCACCTATCTGTTCCATTGGAGCGCCTTTCTATGGAATGAGCGTATGGAATGACGGTGTTGTTCCTGATGATTCTCAAAGATGGGGAACCTGGAAAGGTGGTCCTTCTTACGGAATTCTTACTACAGGTGTTGACCACTTAGAGGCAACCAATGCATTATACCTCGGACAAGCTTGGTATGATACTAATGGTTATTACTTAAAAATGGCTTCCAACGCAAAAAGTAATCAATAA
- a CDS encoding polyketide cyclase — protein sequence MWKYEYNTTVKGIDAKSLWEARSDVSNWSKWDSDIEWTKIEGEVSVGKEFVLKPKGGFACKVLITESEKPFVFGDVTSLPGAKMKFIHFFKPSKEGTDIKVELSISGPLGFLWRKILGEEQAKGMEEEIRKFSELVRKEIG from the coding sequence ATGTGGAAGTATGAGTACAATACAACAGTAAAGGGAATCGATGCGAAATCACTTTGGGAAGCCAGATCGGACGTTTCCAATTGGTCCAAATGGGATTCTGACATTGAATGGACCAAGATAGAAGGAGAAGTTTCCGTAGGCAAAGAATTCGTCCTGAAGCCTAAGGGAGGATTTGCTTGTAAGGTTTTGATCACCGAATCGGAGAAACCATTCGTATTTGGGGACGTGACCAGTCTCCCTGGAGCCAAAATGAAATTTATACATTTCTTTAAGCCCAGCAAAGAAGGAACAGATATCAAAGTAGAGCTGAGCATCTCTGGGCCTTTAGGATTTCTCTGGAGAAAAATACTGGGAGAAGAGCAGGCCAAAGGAATGGAAGAAGAGATCCGTAAATTTTCCGAATTAGTTAGGAAAGAAATCGGATGA
- a CDS encoding EVE domain-containing protein, whose amino-acid sequence MSPKYWIVVASKEHSLLGMSQGIVQACHGKKAPLARMKKGDWVLVYSSKEIFGSKTPCRKFTSIGQIEDDSVYPFQMSPDFCPFRRNVKYFPVQEADIFPLIDSLEFIQNKKSWGFPFRFGFLEIGPEDFGLISERMGLSVQGKSI is encoded by the coding sequence ATGAGCCCTAAATATTGGATCGTTGTCGCTTCCAAGGAGCATTCCCTTTTGGGAATGTCCCAAGGAATTGTGCAGGCCTGCCATGGAAAGAAGGCTCCTCTTGCCAGAATGAAAAAGGGAGATTGGGTTTTAGTATATTCTTCTAAAGAGATATTTGGCTCTAAAACTCCCTGTCGTAAATTCACTTCTATCGGACAGATAGAAGACGATTCAGTTTATCCATTTCAGATGAGCCCTGACTTCTGTCCTTTCCGTAGGAATGTGAAATATTTTCCTGTACAAGAAGCGGATATTTTTCCTTTGATAGATTCTCTGGAATTTATTCAAAATAAAAAGTCCTGGGGTTTTCCGTTTCGTTTTGGATTTTTGGAAATTGGGCCTGAGGATTTCGGGCTGATTTCGGAGAGGATGGGTTTAAGTGTCCAAGGAAAAAGTATTTAG
- a CDS encoding MarR family winged helix-turn-helix transcriptional regulator, with amino-acid sequence MSKEKVFRYDKSDDSPGFLLWQVTNLWQREIRKVLEPLDLTHAQFVLLAVTHWLELHEEETTQIKIADRAKTDPMTTSTVLRTLESKKLVKRISHETDTRAKLVKTTSEGQKVLKQAVKVVEDFDEDFFSILGGKRKDMVNGLQILSRK; translated from the coding sequence GTGTCCAAGGAAAAAGTATTTAGATACGATAAATCCGACGATAGTCCTGGATTTTTATTATGGCAGGTCACCAATCTTTGGCAAAGAGAGATCCGAAAGGTTTTGGAGCCTTTGGATCTTACCCATGCTCAATTTGTTTTGTTGGCAGTTACTCATTGGTTGGAACTCCACGAAGAAGAGACTACTCAGATCAAAATTGCGGATAGGGCTAAAACGGATCCTATGACTACCTCTACCGTGCTAAGAACTCTTGAATCTAAAAAGTTAGTGAAACGTATCTCTCATGAGACTGATACACGTGCAAAATTAGTGAAAACTACTTCAGAAGGTCAGAAGGTTCTAAAACAGGCTGTCAAGGTTGTGGAAGATTTTGATGAGGATTTCTTTTCTATTTTAGGTGGAAAAAGAAAAGATATGGTTAATGGACTACAGATACTTTCCAGGAAATAA